A portion of the Rhizophagus irregularis chromosome 17, complete sequence genome contains these proteins:
- a CDS encoding uncharacterized protein (SECRETED:cutsite_AFA-DE; SECRETED:prob_0.9795); SECRETED:SignalP(1-22) — translation MRHLKRLLFGIILLSSFDSAFADEYDPSQDIFDQLINVIAPLLIIFLFDTEEVKKPPEDKKKPVDNRESEARNSENLDVETAERPKSTLKSSSKRASEDNRAEEKENIGGTPINSRGDLGEKTEERPKSTLKQSPKRVFDDFLYILSSFVLPTIVFYINHEEFATPIWIPILSVAITGVIIISIVWIYMFPKSPKIPMVLADIFSLTHEICFIFYTRYNPVNNLNLKNGFSYLHVALLIFGTIILLYVYYKLIKEKAVPNNRFIIICNRLYLLTNPVIQMLNMALLSGNGYYLTKLILAINITFLSRIVDYAREKPDLNNHLDEQIGYLYGTVISAFGQNVGSWNFTF, via the coding sequence ATGCGCCATTTAAAACGTCTTCTCTTTGGAATTATTCTCTTATCATCCTTTGATTCAGCTTTTGCTGACGAATATGACCCTAGTCAAGACATATTTGATCAATTAATCAATGTGATTGCTCCTCtactgataatttttttatttgacacGGAAGAAGTTAAGAAACCCCCAGAAGATAAGAAAAAACCAGTAGACAATAGAGAGTCAGAAGCgagaaattcagaaaatttagACGTAGAGACGGCAGAAAGACCCAAGTCAACGTTAAAATCATCCTCTAAACGAGCTTCCGAAGATAATAGAGCAGAAGAGAAAGAAAATATAGGAGGGACCCCAATAAATTCGAGAGGAGATTTAGGTGAAAAAACGGAAGAAAGACCCAAGTCAACGTTAAAACAATCCCCTAAACGAGTTTTCGATGactttctttatattttatcctCATTCGTTCTACCAActatagtattttatataaaccacGAAGAATTCGCAACGCCCATCTGGATTCCAATCCTTTCTGTAGCCATAACTGGTGTTATTATCATTTCAATCGTATGGATTTATATGTTCCCAAAAAGTCCCAAAATACCTATGGTGTTAGCTGATATATTTTCACTCACTCATGAAATTTGTTTCATATTTTACACCCGATATAACCCggtgaataatttaaatttaaaaaacggATTCAGCTACTTACACGTAGCACTTTTAATCTTCGGGACGATTATTTTGCTTTATGTATATTACAAGTTGATTAAGGAGAAAGCAGTACCTAACAAtagattcattattatttgcaATAGACTATATCTCTTAACGAATCCAGTAATCCAAATGTTAAATATGGCACTACTTTCTGGCAATGGCTATTATTTGACGAAATTAATATTAgcaataaatataactttcCTCTCAAGAATTGTAGATTATGCTAGAGAAAAACCGGATTTAAATAATCACCTCGATGAACAAATAGGCTATCTATATGGTACAGTTATCAGTGCCTTTGGCCAAAATGTTGGGTCTtggaattttactttttga